The Cronobacter sakazakii genome has a window encoding:
- a CDS encoding PTS mannose transporter subunit IID has product MVDMTKTTGEKKLTPGDVRGVFIRSNLFQGSWNFERMQALGFCFSMVPAIRRLYPENNEARRQAIKRHLEFFNTHPYVAAPVLGVTLAMEEQRANGAEVDDGAINGIKVGLMGPLAGVGDPIFWGTVRPVFAALGAGIAMSGSLLGPLLFFVLFNLVRLATRYYGVAYGYRKGVDIVKDMGGGFLQKLTEGASILGLFVMGALVNKWTHVNIPLVVSRVTDQNGAVKVTTVQTILDQLMPGLVPLLLTFACMWLLRKKVNPLWIIVGFFVIGIAGYAVGLLGQ; this is encoded by the coding sequence ATGGTTGATATGACGAAAACAACTGGTGAGAAAAAACTGACCCCGGGCGATGTTCGCGGCGTGTTTATCCGCTCTAACCTCTTCCAGGGATCGTGGAACTTTGAACGTATGCAGGCGCTTGGCTTCTGCTTCTCAATGGTGCCGGCGATCCGTCGCCTTTATCCGGAGAATAACGAAGCGCGTCGCCAGGCGATTAAACGCCATCTGGAGTTTTTTAACACGCATCCCTATGTGGCAGCGCCAGTGCTTGGCGTGACGCTGGCGATGGAAGAGCAACGCGCGAACGGCGCGGAGGTCGACGACGGCGCGATTAACGGTATCAAAGTGGGCCTGATGGGTCCGCTCGCGGGCGTCGGCGACCCGATTTTCTGGGGCACCGTGCGACCGGTATTCGCAGCACTTGGCGCGGGCATCGCCATGAGCGGCAGCCTGCTCGGCCCGCTGCTGTTCTTTGTGCTGTTTAACCTGGTGCGTCTTGCCACACGTTACTACGGCGTGGCGTATGGCTACCGCAAAGGCGTCGATATCGTGAAAGATATGGGCGGCGGCTTCCTGCAAAAACTGACCGAGGGGGCGTCCATTCTCGGCCTGTTTGTGATGGGGGCGCTGGTTAACAAATGGACGCACGTAAACATTCCGCTCGTCGTATCGCGTGTTACCGACCAGAACGGCGCGGTGAAAGTCACGACAGTGCAGACGATCCTTGATCAGTTGATGCCGGGCCTGGTGCCGCTGCTGCTGACCTTCGCCTGCATGTGGTTGCTGC